tatatgtatatgtatatgtatatgtatatgtatatgtatatgtataggCCAAAAATCAACCGCCTCAGCCCATGGAATTTGATCTACCATAACTTTCAGCTAATCCCTTGCATCCCCGCCGAAGTGCCTGCTCGGCCggatttcataattttagacACTGACAAAACTCTAACATGCTGGTGCGTCGGCCTTATGTTTGTGTTCTTATTCCCACAAGTTATATTCTtcgtatttcaaatttcctggtACCTCTACCACACCGTATCCCAGTCCCAAGCCACAAATCGCCTCCAGAAGCAATTTTTCGTGGCCCTATGCATTCAGGTATTCATACCATTTGCTCTGTTGTGCTTCCCAGtgatttatattatttttgcaatttattcgGGCTATTATAATCAAGGTATCTAAGTCACATTTTGTCGAGTtcaaaccaacaaaaaaagtaatttccaGCTGCAACAAATGTCGCACAAATTGCGGTATCATGCCATGGCATCCTCTCAACATTGACTATGCTCATTGTGCATAAACCTTATCGGCAGGAAACTTTGGAGTTTGTCAATATTGAGATGAAGCAGAACACAGTGAGAAGCATTACGGGGATTGATGCGAAgatttaaggtttttttttttgaaataaagttcTGAGCTTTTTCTCTCGAGCAGCTGAATAAATTACATTAACCACCTCGAGTCAATCAActtacttttcttttttttccttcaattttcttcattccCATGTGCCCGGAAACCTCCAGCTACCTGGCGAGCGATTCGTTCTACGCAGGAATTCTCCACATTATCACCACAATAGGAGTCCCTATACATCTATTCGGAGCCTATATAATCATTTTCAAGACACCGTGCAAAATGCAGTCCGTCAAGGCCGGCCTGCTCTTTATTCATCTAGTCAGTGCGACTTTGGACGTATTTTTTAGCTTTCTCGCGGCTCCGGTCCTAACTTTGCCCGGTTGCTCGGGGTATCCATTAGGAATCTCTTTGCTATTAGGTATTCCAACTAGTATCCAAGTTTTTATAGCAGTTACTTTATTCGGCAGTGAGTTTTTGTAATGATTTTACCCTCTGAAATCGCATAAAAATTCCAGTCATCGGCGTTACTATTATgttatttttcgaagatcGCTATCATCGTCTGATCAACGGGCACAAGTCGAAAAATTGGATCCGAATTGTGTATATTGTTATACATTACACTATTGCTCTGAGTTACGTGATGCCTACATATGTTAGTGCTCCGGATCAGGACATCGGGAAGATTTGGATGAAGCAGGTGGGttcgagcaccttgagcacttTCAGCACCTTAAGACTTGGCAAAAGCCCGGCAAGATTCTGTCCAGGCCCGCAAGAGTGGGGATAAGCCCGGCAAGTCTTGTTCGAAGCCCTGTTAGACTTGACCGAAGCCCGGCGAGACTTGGCCAAGGTTCGGCAAGACTTCACCAAGTCCCGGCAAGACTTGACCAAAGCCCCGCAAGACTTGGGCAAAGCTCGGCGAAGCTTGGCCGGCCAA
This is a stretch of genomic DNA from Caenorhabditis elegans chromosome V. It encodes these proteins:
- the srh-179 gene encoding Serpentine Receptor, class H (Partially confirmed by transcript evidence) encodes the protein MCPETSSYLASDSFYAGILHIITTIGVPIHLFGAYIIIFKTPCKMQSVKAGLLFIHLVSATLDVFFSFLAAPVLTLPGCSGYPLGISLLLGIPTSIQVFIAVTLFGIIGVTIMLFFEDRYHRLINGHKSKNWIRIVYIVIHYTIALSYVMPTYVSAPDQDIGKIWMKQNVPCLPEEVLHRPGYFVIATDNTIPKTCLAFMLTLVMSQVFFYVGAIFWHLFHTISISAATNRLQKQFFLAICIQVFIPLLLLTLPSLYIVLAIWLEYYNQTTTNLAVTMIPLHGVLSTITMLMVHAPYRQATIDTFCGSSTTKSNSPQIRITGNELQTVF